AAGCGGTAAGTACGAGCTATGGATATGGAAAGGTTTCGATGAACAGTTTGAAAAAGTTACAAAGGGAGACACTAAAAGTCGGAAGAAAATTCTTACATGGATTGAAAGACTGTCACATGGAATTCCTACACAACCTGAAAAGGCAAAAGTGCTTAAGGGAAATGCGTGTAAAGGGTTATCAGGTCCAGTAATGGAGCTCAAACCTAAACCTTACAGAGTTTCATTTATTTGTTTGTGTAATAAGTACATCTTAGTAGGCACTATATGGAGGAAAAGAGCTAATTCAAGGGATAGTTCGGAAATAGACAAAGCTTGTAAATTGATGAAGGAACTTGTGGAGATGTTTTTAAAGGAGGCCGGTACATGCTGTTAAGGACGTTGAAGAAAAACTTACAGGGTAACGCTGATTACATATACGAAAAATTGAAGTTTGATATTTCGGAAGAGCTTGCAAAACTTATGAAACAGAAAGGTATTACGAAGAAAGAATTGGCACATAGAATGGGCGTATCACCTGCATACGTTACTAAAATATTTAGTGCGGAAAATATCTCACTTAAGGTTATAGCAAAGGTACTTTCCGCTTTGGAAGCAGATAATTACACCCTAAAGTTAATTCCTGAAGATAAAAGCTTACTAATAGATGAACTGGATAAATGGTACTATAGCTTTAAAAAGACTTACAGATATATACAACCAGAGGAGATAGAAAATGAAATTAAAGAAATCCCCACTGCAGCTTAAAACTGTGAAAATAGTTCTTTTCACATAGATTGGGATTTAGAAAACATAAACGTAAGGGAAATTAACCCTCAAGAATACGTTGTTGATTTAGATTTTGATATATTTAGCGTTCAGGGGAAAAATACTTCCAATAATCTTTTTCTTATAGAGCTCCTTATAAAGATAAATTATTCAAAAAGAAAAGAAAAGAAATTCCCTTTCAAAGCTAAGTTGAAGCTTAAAGCGTTATTTGATTTTATAGAAGATGTAGATGAAAGCAAAAAAACGCAGTATTTGTTATACAACGGCCTATCCATACTGTACAGTTTTGTGAGAGGGTATCTATTTGAAAAGCTCGATTTACTTGTTCCTGATCACAGGATAATTCCCACAGTAAACCTTTTAGATTTGATTCAGAAGAAGGCAAATGTAAAATCAAAATTATGAAAAAAATTCTTCTCTCTCACGGAGGAGGCGGTGAAGAAACGCAGAAACTTATAAAGAACCTCTTTTTAAAGTACTTTTCAAACGAAATTTTAAACAAACTTGAAGACGCCTCACTCCTTAATCTGAGCGGTAAGGTTGCCTTCACAACGGATGCCTTCACGGTTTCACCGATATTTTTCAGGGGAGGGGATATCGGAAAACTGGCCGTTGCCGGGACTGTAAACGACCTTTCGGTTATGGGCGCAAGGCCTAAATATCTTTCCGTTTCCTTCGTAATAGAGGAAGGTCTCTCCTTTGAAGAACTTGAAGAGGTAGTAAAGAGTATGGCACAAGAAGCGTCAAAGACGGGCGTTCAGATAGTAGCGGGGGACACGAAGGTAGTTCCCAAAGGGCAGGCGGACAAGTTGTTCATTTCCGCGTCCGGAATAGGAGAAGTCGTTTACGAAGGGCTTTCCGCCCACAACTTGAGAGAGGGAAACGTGATAATAGTTTCGGGAAGCGTGGGAGACCACGGAGCTTGTATCCTGGCACAGAGAGAAGGTATGGAGTTTGAAGTTCCCGTGGAGAGCGATTGTAAGAGTTTGTGGAACATGATTGAAAAGGTTTTGAGTAGCGGTGCTGAAGTTCACGCCATCAGGGACGCAACGAGAGGCGGACTTGCAGGTGTTCTGAACGAGTGGGCAGAGCAATCAAAGGTAACCATAGAAGTTGAAGAGGAAAAGATTCCCGTAAAAGAAGCCGTGAGGGGACTTTGTGAACTCCTCGGATTTGAACCGACTCACCTCGCAAACGAGGGAATGGCAGTATTTGCAGTGGCATCCCAAGACGCCCAAAAGGTTTTAGAAATCCTTCGCTCCACTCCCGAAGGCAAGGAAGCCCAGATTATAGGAAAGGTGGTTAAAAAGGGAGAGCCGAAGGTAATACTTAGCACTCCTTACGGAGTAAAGAGGGTTATGGAACCGCCGGCGGGAGAACTCCTTCCGAGGATTTGCTAATGCACGAGTTTTCAATAGTTCAGAGTCTTCTCACACTGATAGAAGATTACGCAAGGGAGAACAACGCAAAAAGCGTTACGAAGGTCGTTGTAAGTATAGGCGTCCTTTCTGGCGTAGAACCGCACCTTCTTGAGATGGCTTTCAACACCTTTAAAGAAGGAACGGTTGCTGAAAAGGCGGAGCTTATTATGGAAATAGAGAAGTTGAAGATAAAGTGTATGGACTGCGGGAAAGAGAGCGAAAAGGAAGAACTGAATATGCTCTGCCCCGGGTGCGGTTCCCTGAACACTCAGATAATAAGCGGGCAGGACATGTTTTTAAAGAGTTTGGAATTAGAAGTTGATTGATGTTAATTTTACTGGACACAGGTATTCACGAAGTTGCATTCTTTACAAAATACGAAAATTACACGCTCTGCACCGTTGGGAGGAGGGAAAACTCAAAGGAAGAGGCACTACTCGGCTACAATTTGAGGTTCTTTACCTTCGGGAATTCCTCTTATTCTTACACGGTAGAGACCGTAAAAAGAAAATGTCTTGCGGGAGTAGTTACTAAAGGGAATATAAACCTCGTGCTTTACACGGGAAATGGAATACAAAATGTTTACGAGTTTTCTTCAAACGGAGAACTTATGCTGTGGCAACTGCTAAAAACGGAAAAGGGTTACTTTTTGGTCGGCGGTGTGAAGCGAAACAACTGGGACGCCTTCGTAGCATTTCTTGACAGGAACTTTAAGGTTAAGTGGAAGAAAAGGCTTGACTTTTTGGAGGAGTACTTTTACTCGGTTGCCGAGAAAGGGAACAAAGTTTACGCGGTAGGGAGAATAAAGAGGGGGAAAAACTGGGATGCCCTCGTTTGCATCTTTTCGGATAACGGAAAACTTCTGGAGAGTTATTCAATAGGTTCTGAGGGGAAGGACTACTTCAGGTTTGTAAAAAATTTAGGCGGAGAAGTAATAGCCGTAGGAAGGAGCGAGGATAAGTTCGGAGACAGCGATTTTTTAATTTACGACTTTAAAAATTACTACCTCTACGACTCGGGGGAGTACGATTACGCAAGGGCTGTAAACTCCTACGGAAACAGCTACGTGATTGCGGGTGAAACGAGGTTTAAGGGAAATAACGACGGGATTTTTATTCTTCTCAGCAAAAACTTCAGACCTGTTAGGGCATTTAAAATCGGCTGGGAAAACACGGATGCGGTACGCTTTATGGACAACCTGTTTTTCACAGGATACACTTACTCCCTTTCCTTTTCCGCGGACCTGATTTTGGGAGTGTTTTCAGAAGATTTTGAAAAGGTTGATGTAAAAAAGGTAAATAGAGTTCTTAAAAAGGAAAAAGTTCACTTGAGAGACTTCCTTTCAAGCTCCTGCGTTTAAGATGAGGCTTTCGCCTTTTCAAGCGTATCCTTTACTTCTTTCCTTACCTCTCCTCCTCTCCAGGGGTCCTTTAGGGTTTCGAGCATGTACGAGCGGTCCACCTCGTCGTCAAACTCTTCAAAGTCTATACTCTTTAAAAGCTCTTTTGCTTTATTGTTTAGCTTTTCCGGCACTTCCCTTCCCGAAAGCTCGCACCAGATTAGGGTCCATGCCCTTGCGAGGGCGTAAGGATGGTATCCGCCTCCTCCGAGGTATACTCCCTCCCCGAAAACCTCACGAACGATGTTGAAAGCTTTTAAAAAGGCAACGTTTGAGAGGTTGAACTTGGAAAGGTAATCTTCAAGGAGTGGGTCAGTTCCGAGTTGAAGAAGGTAAACCTCGGGCTCAAATACTTCTTTGACTATTTCCAGAGATTTTTCTAGGGCAAAGAGGAACTCGTTGTCGTTCAAGCCCTTTGGCAGGGGAATGTTCAGGTTGTAGCCCTTTCCTTTTCCTTCTCCTATCTCCTCCAGGAAGCCCTTCTCAAAGGGAAAGGCGTACTCGGGCGACTGGTGAAGGGACAGGACGAACACCTGGTCTGTATCGTAAAAGGCTTCCTGAACACCGTCGCAGTGGTGGGCATCAAGGTCTATGTAGAGTATTCTCTTAAAGCCTTTTTTTCTCAAGTACTCAATTCCCACAGCGGGGTCGTTTATGTAGCAAAAGCCGTTTGCCCTGCTTTTAAAAGCGTGGTGCATACCTCCCGCGGGATTGAAAGCTACATTTCCCTTTAAAAATTCCTCTATCGCCTGCACTGTTGAACCCGTTGCGAGAGAAGAGCCTGTAAACATCGCGTAAGATACGGGGTTTTCGTATCCGCCTATGTTGTACTTTTCCCTAGCTCCCTTCGGAACGCACTGACACCTTTCCGCTTCCATTAAAGTGTTTATGTAGTCTTCCGTGTGGAATAAAAGGAGTTCTTCTTTAGTTGCGGGTCTGCTCTTGATTAATTCCTTCTCATCTATAAGGTTCATGGCATCTAAAAACCTAAGGAGTAGGGAAACTCTTGGTATTTTAAGAGGATGGTTTTTGGGATATCTGTACTTTCCGTAGTCTAAAGTTCCGATAAGTTTAACCTTCTTCATTTGGCTGTCTTACGAGAAGCAGGGGAAGGTCCAGGTTGTGCATAACGTAGGTCGTCACGCTTCCCAAGAAGAATTCCCTAACTGGTCCTTTTCCGTAAGCTCCCATAAAAAGGGCGTCCATCTCCTTTTCCCTGCAAAAGGAAACTATTACTTCCTCGGGAATTCCCTTAATCCCGTAAAAGTGGTGTTCTTCTCCGAGAACTTCCTTTACCTCCTCTTCCCTTTTCTTTGCCTCTTCAAGGTTTTCAACTACGCTCAGGACGTAGATCTCGTATCCGTAAGGTTCTTTTAAAGCCCTGGAAATCTCCAGAGCCCTTTTTGAGTTTTCCTTTCCGTCGTAAGCCACACAAACTTTCTTTATTTCTCTGTCCTCCTCAGGGAACATGAATACGGGACAGGGGGCGTTTCTCGCCACGTTCTCCGCATTTGAACTCACGAGGACGCCTTTTATGAGCTTTTTCCCTTTCTTTCCTATAAGTATGAGATCCTCTTTGTCCGCCTCTTTTACTATTTCCTGCCAAGGGATGCCCTGAACCTGGACTATGGACACCTTTACGCCTTCCTTTCTTCCTTCTTCCGCGAAGGTCTTTAAAATTAAATCTCCCTGCTCTTCAAGGAATTCCTTTACTCTTGCGGATATTCCCGGGTAGAAGGTAAAGCCGAGGATAGAGGACAAATCAAGGAGAAAGCTCTCGTCCATAAGTCTTTCGTCTATTACGTACATCCCTATTACGGGGATATCAAAGTGTTTTCCTATCTTAAAGGCGTGCCTTGTGGCTATCAAAGAAGCCGGTGAGCCGTCAATTCCCACGATTATCCTGTTAAACGTCAAGGTGCTTTACCTCCTTCGCGTAAGCTTCTATGAATTCTCTCCTTGGCTCTACCTGTTCTCCCATGAGTATAGTAAATATCCTGTCCGCCTCAGCGGCATCCTCTATCTTTACTTTCTTGAGTCTCCTAGTTTTTGGGTTCATGGTGGTTTCCCAGAGCTGCTCTGGATTCATCTCACCGAGACCCTTGTACCTCTGTACTTCCATTCCCGAACGTGCGAAGTCCATGAACTTGTCGTATATCTCTCCGAGGGAATTAATTTCCACCTTCTTGTTTTCAAAGAACACCTGAACGG
The genomic region above belongs to Aquifex aeolicus VF5 and contains:
- a CDS encoding acetoin utilization protein AcuC; translation: MKKVKLIGTLDYGKYRYPKNHPLKIPRVSLLLRFLDAMNLIDEKELIKSRPATKEELLLFHTEDYINTLMEAERCQCVPKGAREKYNIGGYENPVSYAMFTGSSLATGSTVQAIEEFLKGNVAFNPAGGMHHAFKSRANGFCYINDPAVGIEYLRKKGFKRILYIDLDAHHCDGVQEAFYDTDQVFVLSLHQSPEYAFPFEKGFLEEIGEGKGKGYNLNIPLPKGLNDNEFLFALEKSLEIVKEVFEPEVYLLQLGTDPLLEDYLSKFNLSNVAFLKAFNIVREVFGEGVYLGGGGYHPYALARAWTLIWCELSGREVPEKLNNKAKELLKSIDFEEFDDEVDRSYMLETLKDPWRGGEVRKEVKDTLEKAKASS
- the hypE gene encoding hydrogenase expression/formation protein HypE, which translates into the protein MKKILLSHGGGGEETQKLIKNLFLKYFSNEILNKLEDASLLNLSGKVAFTTDAFTVSPIFFRGGDIGKLAVAGTVNDLSVMGARPKYLSVSFVIEEGLSFEELEEVVKSMAQEASKTGVQIVAGDTKVVPKGQADKLFISASGIGEVVYEGLSAHNLREGNVIIVSGSVGDHGACILAQREGMEFEVPVESDCKSLWNMIEKVLSSGAEVHAIRDATRGGLAGVLNEWAEQSKVTIEVEEEKIPVKEAVRGLCELLGFEPTHLANEGMAVFAVASQDAQKVLEILRSTPEGKEAQIIGKVVKKGEPKVILSTPYGVKRVMEPPAGELLPRIC
- a CDS encoding universal stress protein yields the protein MTFNRIIVGIDGSPASLIATRHAFKIGKHFDIPVIGMYVIDERLMDESFLLDLSSILGFTFYPGISARVKEFLEEQGDLILKTFAEEGRKEGVKVSIVQVQGIPWQEIVKEADKEDLILIGKKGKKLIKGVLVSSNAENVARNAPCPVFMFPEEDREIKKVCVAYDGKENSKRALEISRALKEPYGYEIYVLSVVENLEEAKKREEEVKEVLGEEHHFYGIKGIPEEVIVSFCREKEMDALFMGAYGKGPVREFFLGSVTTYVMHNLDLPLLLVRQPNEEG
- the hypA gene encoding hydrogenase maturation nickel metallochaperone HypA, whose product is MHEFSIVQSLLTLIEDYARENNAKSVTKVVVSIGVLSGVEPHLLEMAFNTFKEGTVAEKAELIMEIEKLKIKCMDCGKESEKEELNMLCPGCGSLNTQIISGQDMFLKSLELEVD
- a CDS encoding helix-turn-helix domain-containing protein is translated as MLLRTLKKNLQGNADYIYEKLKFDISEELAKLMKQKGITKKELAHRMGVSPAYVTKIFSAENISLKVIAKVLSALEADNYTLKLIPEDKSLLIDELDKWYYSFKKTYRYIQPEEIENEIKEIPTAA